The genomic segment GTTTGTGAAAACGAGGGCTGCAAGTACAGAGCTATGACAAAAGATGCTCTCTTCAAACACCTTTCAAAAACACACAATTACACCGGCGAGATGATCAATGAAATCAAGAAAAATCACGGTAAATTCGCCCCATTTCGCTGCCAGATGTGCAATAAGACATTCACCCGAAATTCAAATCTTAGAGCCCATTGTCAGACCGTTCACAGCTTGTCTCAAGATGAAATGATCAGGCTGAGAATAAAGCGACAGTGCAACAAAAAGCCTGAGATACAAGTCAGTAATGACCAGGTCAGTGGAGAGAAGAACAATCTCCTGTTCACTGCAGTAGGCCATAGAAAGCTTAATGAAAGCTTCGTAAAACAACATTTGCCTACAGATGCTGGGCAGAACAGCTCAGATGCTATATTGACGCAAAATACGATCGACGCGCAAAAAAGAGCAAGCCAAGAACACCATCCGAAGTCTTTTGAGGTGAAGCCAGCTTGTTCCTTAGCTACTCCAGAATCTCATCAAGATAATGGTCTCCCAATTGGACTACCAGTTCAGCCTGCGCATAGTGTACCTGTTTGTAATCAGACAGAGGTGGAGAAGGCTTCACCGGCCACGGTTATGACCAGACATCCCTCGGAGGGGCACGTTGCTACAGTTGATAGTGTCGTAGCGCCCCAGCCTCCGAATGCATTATATCCATCTGTCCCCACTTTGCATGCCAAGCAACAGGTAGAGCCGCCTGCCCAGATTTTACCAGCTGGGGCTTCTTTTGCACTTGGAGTCTCTGGGCCTCCCCAAGGAGATTCTCTGCAGCTTGCAATACAGTCTCCAGACAAGGGGTTTAATGCAATGAAGCCAAAACTGGTCAAAGTTAAAGTTGAAACCCCCAAGAAGATTAAAGAGAAGAAGGAGCGAAAACCAGCAGTAAAGAATGGTGAGGTAGATGACAACTTCAGCCCTTACAGACCTTACCGTTGCGTTCACCAGGGATGTATGGCAGCGTTCACCATTCAGCATAACTTAATCCTCCACTATAAGGCTGTACATCAGTCTGCTTTGCCTAAATTCGAAGTCAGCAATGATGATGAACATGATGACCCATCTGAAGATCACAAAGAAGACTCTGAGGTTGTTCAAGTGAGTGAATTCAGATGTCAGGTTAAAGACTGCTCACGGATATTCCAAGAAGTGACAAGCTTATTGCAACATTATCTCCAGCTTCACAAATTCACCCTTGATAAAGCGGGCGGCCTGATTTCCAACATAAATCTGGGTAGGTTCCAGTGCGATCAGCCCGAGTGTACCGCATTTTTCACTGCTTTCTGGAAGTACATTGCCCACATCGAAGAAGCTCACAAGGAGACAAAGTTACCCAAGGTAGAAGCCGTTGAGGGATTATTCCGATGTGAGGTCGAAGGTTGCGACCGTGGCTATGCTACACGATCTAACCTGCTGCGTCATACCATGAAGAAACACCAGGACCTTTACAAACTTCAGCTGATGACACAACGAAAGAATCAggatagagagagacagatcaCAAAGAAATCCCAGCCTGGAGTTGATCAAACTAACGACGGGAAAGAAAATATGCAAAACAACCAAAAATCTATTCAAAAAGGAAACGACAAAAAACGAAATGATGACGTAAAGAATAATCACTGGACAAAGTATGGAAAGCCCTCTTTGAAGTCCAAAGAGGAAGCCACTGCAATGTGTACAAAGAAATTTCCCCTACAATATCCCTGCATGATAAAGGGCTGTGAATCTGTTGTGAGCTCAGAACGGAACATTTTAAGGCACTACATTCGGCATGGACTTTCTGAGAGGTACTTAGAGGAGCAGAGAAGCTACTTCATTTTCTGCAAAAAGTCCTCCCGCTCAAAGTGTTGGTCGCACAGAAGCAGGGCCAAGTTTGAGGATAGCTCCACTGAGACATCAGAGAATGAGGATGCAGAAGAAACTGGTCCTGACATGAGCGAGACCGAGAGCTCGAAACCCACCTCTGGCAGGGACGAGACGGCGGAGGACACCGAAATGTCCGACGCCAAGCAGTCCACAGATGACAGCTCTGAAACTAAATCTGTCACGTCATCAGAGGTAAAGAGAAAGAGGGGGCGGCCTCGCAAGTCCGTCACCGACGAGATTACACCACTTACTCGTAGGAAGGCTTTAGAGAGGTTAAGGTGCACCCGGAGCAATCCAGTCAACTATGCAGGTAATGGATCTGACTCAACTTCCTCCTCCAGTACGGTTCCAACCAATGAGGAGCAACCTGATCAAAGTATATCGCTGAGCTCTTTCAAGCCCATGGGCTTCGAAGTGTCCTTCCTGAAGTTCTTGGAGGAATCCACACAATCTGCTCATCCTCCGAAAAGGAAAGCTGGCGAGGTCATTGGCAAGATCCCTCTGAAACGGGACAGGACTATTCAGCTGAAAACAGCCACTGTGGTGTGCAAGCGCTCGGATGCGTACGTGCGGCCGAGAGCCGCGCAAAACTGTATAGACTTCAGAAACCCCCAAAACCTGACTTCGCTGAGAAACGTGAAGATCGTGGTGGACAGTGCTTTCTCTCACGTGGCTGACCTTCTGCTCAAGCAGCTTCAGGAAATGCGACCTTTGGTGATTCTTCAGAAGTAGACTTTGAGTGTTAACTGACTGGTTGAATGTCTATTATCGAAGCATAGTACTCAGGATTAGAACAGTAACCTGCTGCAGACTGGTGTCCAAAAACAATAATTCATTTGAATAGGTGTATTTTCCAACACTAAGCAGTATCAAGCTATTTGTTAGCCATTAAGTGTACTACATgagcattttaatttttctaaattaaaataaaagctgattttaaagtttgggtAAAGCATTTGTCTCTTTTAtgaaatatgtacattttaagcTGATCTTTTGTAGTAACTAAGTGTAGGGAATCGAAATTGTAAAGCATGTTTGTATTTATAAAGCGTCACATCACATTGCCTTTGCAGAACAAACATTTTGGAAAATAATGAGGCTTGAAGTTTTAATATCCCTGtgggatttttgttttttttttttttttttccttttggtaACAAAACTTATGTAAACAGTTGGATATAGTGTTGTGTAAAATTTGTGACTCATCGTTCTTGTAAGATCTTGTAAATCAGAAGCTGTAGACAGTACTCGTGtgcgcgtgtgcctgtgtgcgtgtacaTGTGTAATGCGAACTACTTCCATCAGCATTCTGTAAGTCCGGTTAAACCACATTTTACTACTTATTTCACGTTTCCTGTATTTGTATGTTTCTCCACTTTTGCAGTTTTCCCCCCACCAAATTCATATTTATTCCATTTCCATATGTTGTAGTATACCTTTCTCTCACACCATTATGAATATGACTGCAACCATTACTGTAGCCAGATAAATTCTGGCAGTTCACGAACTCACTACTGTGTGTGTCCATACAGTTTGATTTGGAATATAAATATGAATCTACATTTCAGTGTCTTTATATGCAATCTTTATTGTAAAGCTTTTAATACAGAATAGTTTTGATGATTTCTTTAGTCTCTTATTGGACACAGTTGTGTGCGTCTCTCTGGTGTGTCAATATGGGACCCGAGTTCATTAACAATTGGTATAATTTGTAGAtggttttaaaagtattttccTTAATCAGATAACACTTTTTATGCATCGTGGAAAAACAAATTCGGATAACATAGTTTTCAGTTTTATAAATTAGGGTTAAAGTTCCAGCCTCTGCACGAGTTCCCCAGGGCTACATCTGAGCGCTTAAACTTCCAGCTGTTTAGCTGTTTAACTCTTAAATACCTACCACCAGTATCCAGATTCACTCACATCGTATGGGGATGATTCACTTTTGATGGGGATACAGCTGTaagcagtgcattatgggatacCAAATCTTCCAGTTCTGAGGGTTGAGAAACCGTGTGACTTTCGAATGCCATCCTCTCGTCACGCTGTATAGCGTCGGAAACCTTTTGTTTGGTTTGGAGACTGGCAAAGGTAATCTGAGCTCTTAATTCCGTATAGGCTGGGTCAGCTTCATGTTCCCGTAAACAGAAAGACCTATTTCACGACAGACAAAAATACAATTATACTTAACAAACCAGTGAAGAGCGAAACTAAATTATCTCTGACATAAGGAAGTGCATAGACGCGAAAGGCAGACTGCAGCCAAGGTATCTGTAATGAATTCCTTAGGGCGATTAGGCTTAAGTAGATGGACTAGTCAGTTTGATGGACGTTATGGGGTTCGATGATGACGTGCTGATTTTATCACTGCTGTGATGGTGACAGCGGCAATGGGATTTTTTGACTGGGGTGTAGCGCTTGCTGAAGCTTTTCCAGCACTGCCTGGATAAAATGTATATCATCTCAGTGATGTTCAGGATGATGCAGATCACAGACGCGCTGGTCATGATGTAGAGGAACACCTTTTTCTCGGTAGCCCTGGACACATAGCAGTCCACGGTGTTGGGGCAAGGGCTCGTACTGCACTGGAGGAGACTGGGAGCCTGGAAGCCACTGTACAGTTTGTAAAAAGCCACCAGAAAGCCCACCTCGAAGGCAGTcttgaaaagcaggctgaagaGGTAGGTGCAGAGCAAGCCGCCGTCGATGCTGCTCTTATCTTCGTAAAGCTTTTTTCTGTGCCTCTTTTCCCGGTAGTCGCGGTAAGCGACGTGCAGAGCCACAAGAAGTGACGGCGTGGACACCATGATCAGCTGTAGGGACCACAGGCGCACCTGCGACATCGGGAAGAAGTAGTCGAAGCAGACGTTATGGCATCCCGGCTGCTGCGTGTTGCATACGAAGTCCTTGTGCTCGTCTTTCCACACATCCTCCGCGGCAGCCACGAATACCAGGATGCGGAAGATGAAGACCACGGAGAGCCAGATTCGCCCGATCACTGTAGAGTACTTGTTGACCCCGCTCAAGATATTCTCCAGGAACCCCCAGTTCATTCTTTAACTATATCCTCTCACTGACCCTTGAACAAAAAAGAAACACAGGGTTAATTTTTTCGGTTGTTTTGCTAAATCAAAACGCATAGTAAATTAGTAATTAATAGTTCGTCGTGTTTATCTCAGTCCTGGGGCCGGGATGCTTTGGGACAACGCGCAACATGTAAAGAAGATCAGATCATCACAAATTTCCCGATGATATTTTCAGTTTAGTCCGGAGCCTACGGTCATACCTTTATTGGGTGTTTGTCTGTAGCATTAATTAGTGGTGGAGTGTCTCTCGTTATTTACCACTGACTCACTTGTTGCTTGTATAGGTTTCATCATTATTTTTTTCCGGCAGGGGAAGGCGACCGCAGGCATAAAGTGGAAGTTGCTTCACTTGCCTGTTAGGTGTTTATACTATTTTTGGCACTATATAGTGTAGTGATGTTTCAAATATAATATCACGTTTCTTATATAGGACTATACGTTTCACAGTTTAGTTATACCTGTGCCACCGAATGTATTAATTACTCCATGTTTGTTTAATGTACGAGTGATGTTTCCCGACAACCGACTGAAAACTGTAGAATAGACATATGAGGATATTTACAGTTTATGTTTAGAACATCTTTTTCTTAATAAGGAGAAACCGATTGAAATAGAATGAAAGGATATTTACCTTTCAGTGAGGTTCTTCTGACTAAAATATTTTCTTCCTCTTGTGTCGCTTGCGGAGCAGGACATGGAGGTAGCAACAGTGTGCGTGTCTCTTCGTCCTTGTCACACTATTTGTATGTCAAATACACCTGCCGGACGCCACACCTATACCGTAGTCAAGGAGCCGCCGCGGCAGCCGCAATTATAGGCGTTCATTGGGAAATAGGAAGGAGAATACTTCCTATGATATGGGTAAAGAGTTAATCTAGAATCTGGTTAATTTAAGGGAATATTACTAGTTGCGTGATGGCAAATAGACCAACAGATAAAGCAACATTGTCTTTGGTCTAGTAATAGCCTATCACTTATAAAGGCAGGATAGCGCTCGCTTTAGATCTAAAAATGTACTTTTAttaaattgatttattttttttatcgagGAATCACTTGTATTTCTGTGAAGAGTGTTATTTGCACGAGGACAGAAGCTGCCATGGCAGAGTATAGTCTGTGCTGATGCTTAGGCTCGAGCGTCGCTTACTATCCGTGTCAGGCGGCCGACATCAGCCTCAGTAGTAATTATAAGCTATAAGTGCGCCGTAGAGTGGATGCTAATCGAAAATACTGCGGTTAAAGTAGttattgtcatttttttgtaaatgtgtTTTAGATAACTGGAGACTTCTCTTGAAATTTTAATGTCAGTTGCAAAGGAAGTAATTGATCCAGATGATAAATTAGTTATGAGAGTGTACGGGTCTTTTCATTAAGCAACAGCCTTTCTGTTCACTTGTACGTGCGTTTCATTCCCGCGTCTTATGTGGGACAACCTACGCGTTAAATACAGGCAAAGTAATTACAAAAGTTAGTGATGAAGAAGATGTAAAATGAAAGGAGATGAACAGTATAAAGTGCGTAAAGTTGCATGTGTTAGCTATTAGGACTGTGCGTTTGCCGCAAGGACGGTCTGAATCTCACTGTTGGGCTTCAGTCCGACTGTatcagagagaaaaaaaaactgttgttgGCTTGGGTTGAACCTTTAATTATTTTCTTAGCTTCGTCCCTGTACCTCCTCTGTAGACGAGCTATAATAAATAGTTAAATTTCTAAGGGGGTTAATTCCTCCTCATTGCATTGTGGAACATTATTTCCGTGACTTTTTTCGTTTATACGTTTGTGTCGTTCCGGACCAAAACGCCTCCCTAGAAAGACTTGGTCGGATTACCGCGTCGTACGAATGTTACCCGGCGCGCATTAAAGTCAGCGTCTCCGGCTCTTCGCGCACGTCTCCATTCCGAACGGCGGGTGGCGCTATAATTTGCTACAGTGTCCGTGTGCGGCTGCGCGACTCTCTTTTTTTTGTCGTTTGCTCTGTACTTCCGAGGACCATGAGAAGGTGCAGGTCACCCAACCGGTTGGACGGTACTTTTATTTAATCTAGTTTGTAAACTGCATATGTATACATGTTTCGTAGTTTGTCTTGGCTGCAGCCGTGTCGTATCTCATTATCAATCACGGTGCCAGCCTCCTCTTAAGCTGCATGACATTTCCTCGGCGATCGTTGTTTATAATGTTAACTCCCCGTATGAACGTTTATCCTATTAAAGGCTTGTCTTTAGTAGCCGGTTTTGGGTGGGATCTGTCTAACTTCTTCCATGTGCTGTCGTCAGATTGTAACAATGCCGTCTGCTGAACAAGGAAGCCATAAAGTAGAGACCTCGAATGAGAGCAGATTGAAGGCGCCGGGTTTGAGGGCGGCCAAGACCACCACTCTCTTCCGGGCCGTGAACCCAGAGCTCTTCATAAAACCCGTAAGGCCTCAGGTTATTGCATATTTAAGCCATAGAGGTTCAGAGACCATTACAGTGTCGGAGATTTTAGTGTTATAGGTCCTCTCGGACGAATGTTTTTAGTTTTGACTGCAGGGCTTTCACAAAGTATTTGTAATACTCTTATGTAAATGTCGTATGTGGTGATCCTTTTAATTATAGAACCGTAGACTTCTGTCACTGAAACATGACACATTTGCCCCTCCAATTAATGATTGCTTCAATTCCTCTGTTTTCATATTGAATCAAGTGAGAGTGGCAAAGAATCATCAATCGAAAAATATTTGTTGTTAATTATAGTAAGGTCTGATAATATGTAAAatagtttttgttttacataaagTAATATACTGTATGACTGCATCTATAACCTACAcatgaaaatatatttaaagcAGCGTCATTCCTCTTCTGTAGAATAAGCCTGTCATGGCCTTGGGACTGATTGCGATATCGCTGTGTGTGGGATATCTCGGATATCTTCACGCCGTCAAAGAGAATAACCAAGAGCT from the Brienomyrus brachyistius isolate T26 chromosome 19, BBRACH_0.4, whole genome shotgun sequence genome contains:
- the smim8 gene encoding small integral membrane protein 8 isoform X2 produces the protein MPSAEQGSHKVETSNESRLKAPGLRAAKTTTLFRAVNPELFIKPNKPVMALGLIAISLCVGYLGYLHAVKENNQELYEAIDSQGERHMRRKTSKWD
- the gjb7 gene encoding connexin 28.8; the protein is MNWGFLENILSGVNKYSTVIGRIWLSVVFIFRILVFVAAAEDVWKDEHKDFVCNTQQPGCHNVCFDYFFPMSQVRLWSLQLIMVSTPSLLVALHVAYRDYREKRHRKKLYEDKSSIDGGLLCTYLFSLLFKTAFEVGFLVAFYKLYSGFQAPSLLQCSTSPCPNTVDCYVSRATEKKVFLYIMTSASVICIILNITEMIYILSRQCWKSFSKRYTPVKKSHCRCHHHSSDKISTSSSNPITSIKLTSPST
- the smim8 gene encoding small integral membrane protein 8 isoform X1, translated to MIWIVTMPSAEQGSHKVETSNESRLKAPGLRAAKTTTLFRAVNPELFIKPNKPVMALGLIAISLCVGYLGYLHAVKENNQELYEAIDSQGERHMRRKTSKWD